The Amycolatopsis nigrescens CSC17Ta-90 genomic interval GCACTACGCGAACAAACAGGCCCTGCTGGACGCGATCGCGGACCAGATCATCGGGGACGCGGCGGCCGTGCCGCTGCCGGGCGGCGACCAGGACGAGCGGCTGCGCGTGATCGCGACCGCCCAGCGCGAAGCGATGCTCGCGCACCCGGACGGCGCCAGGCTGATCGCCACCATGAGCGCGCCGGGCCCGCAGGGCCGGACCTTCTACCAGCGCCCGATCGCGGTGCTCCGGGAAGCCGGGCTGAGCGAGGCCACCGCGGAGGTCGGCACCGACGTGCTCACCAGCTACGTCAACGGTTTCACCATCGAGGAGCAGGCACGCAAGGTGGACGGCTGGTCAAGGCGGGACCGGGACCGCAGCTTCCACGCCGGCCTCGAAGTCGTGCTCGCCGGAATCCGCGCGCTGCGCTGAAGCGTCAGCTCTCGGCGGAAAGCTCTTGCACCACCGGCAAGAGATCACTGGCGAGCAGATCGCGCAGGAAGATCGCGGCCACCCGCTGCTGCTTGTCCAGCACGATCGTCGACGGCACCACGTTGCGCGGGTAGTTGGAAAGCTGCAGCAGCGACCGGCCGGCCTCGTCGTAGATGGACGGGTAGGTCAGCTTCCGGTCCCGCACGAAGTCCTGCGCCACGCTCCGGTCCGGGTCGCGCACGTCCAGCCCGAGCACCTGCACCCCGGCGTCCTTGGTCTGCTGGTACAGCTTCTCCATCTCCGGCGCCTCGGTGCGGCACGGGGTGCACCACTGCCCCCAGATGTTGAGCACCACGACCTTGCCGGGGAAGTCCGCGACGGAGAGCTGCTTGCCCTCGTTCATCAGGTCGTCGCCGGACAGCTTCGGGATCTTCTGCCGCTCCGCCACCGGATAGCGGATGTCGACCTGGCCGCCCGGCGACACGAACTCGAAGGTCGTGCCCGACGTCACCGCGTCCTTGCCGGTGCTGCATCCGGCCAACGCGAGCACCGCCACCAGCACCGCCGCCACAGTGCGCCTCATGCTGTGTCCTCCGCCGGCCTGCGCGCATCCGCGATCGTGTCGACAGGGCGCACCATCCGCCCATACCAAGCATTTCTGGCACAGGCGCCCTGCCGCCCCGATAGCGGGGCCTGTCGGCCGGTGCGCGCGTTGGAATCATCTTGGGTGCCGCGACTCGGCACAGTGCGCCTCATGCGCCCGTAACCTTCGGGTCGGTCGTACCGGCGGGCTCGCTGTACACGATCTGCACCAGTTCCTCCCCCTCGAACACCAGGCTGGTCAAGGACGCCAGGGAGCACTGCCGCCGGCGCGGGTCGTGCCAGAGCCGCCGCGCCTCCAGGAACCGGCGCACGGTCCAGATCGGCAGCTGGTGCGAAACGCACAGCGCCTCGTGCCCTTCGGCCGCGGCCCGCGCCCGGTGCACAGCGCCGAGCATCCGGTGCGCGATCTC includes:
- a CDS encoding TetR/AcrR family transcriptional regulator C-terminal domain-containing protein; the protein is MSLNQATVLAAAVELLDEVGLDELSTRRLAARLGVRVGALYWHYANKQALLDAIADQIIGDAAAVPLPGGDQDERLRVIATAQREAMLAHPDGARLIATMSAPGPQGRTFYQRPIAVLREAGLSEATAEVGTDVLTSYVNGFTIEEQARKVDGWSRRDRDRSFHAGLEVVLAGIRALR
- a CDS encoding TlpA disulfide reductase family protein, encoding MRRTVAAVLVAVLALAGCSTGKDAVTSGTTFEFVSPGGQVDIRYPVAERQKIPKLSGDDLMNEGKQLSVADFPGKVVVLNIWGQWCTPCRTEAPEMEKLYQQTKDAGVQVLGLDVRDPDRSVAQDFVRDRKLTYPSIYDEAGRSLLQLSNYPRNVVPSTIVLDKQQRVAAIFLRDLLASDLLPVVQELSAES